The Dendropsophus ebraccatus isolate aDenEbr1 chromosome 10, aDenEbr1.pat, whole genome shotgun sequence genome has a segment encoding these proteins:
- the ADAMTS13 gene encoding A disintegrin and metalloproteinase with thrombospondin motifs 13 isoform X1, with protein sequence MVQPLLVCLVLLVPFPGLSVPWRTSQMFLKTLRPEDRIWYFGREHVAAPSVDLGNLTCTCTESPKVSSPCAANICILQTPQLRYVFSFPEGERLITTERFLNTTLHHLRQSSCGSAGTMVHPEGVRSVITYCEGEMRGFVILNKEQFSIQPVKKKHLLQLSREQAPWKSHIVFRLGEVSEENKESVNALHLHQRQKRAALGVKHLELLVVVGHDVYQFHQEDTERYVLTNLNIGAELLRDVSLGATLRVHLVKMIILTEQEAGIKVGANLMDSLISVCEWSKTLNPISDSDPQHADLVLYITRFDLELPDGNKQVRGVTQLGGACSSSWSCVITEDTGFDLGITIAHEIGHSFGINHDGTGNSCSRSGKIMAAEGSHNSVHLAWSDCSREQFLHFLSSDKANCIDDLPALESNIPGSKPGLYYGADEQCKIAFGSSALACTFSHNDVDTCSVLSCHISQQDRSSCNRLLVPLLDGTECGENKWCHKGRCTSLEELNPVSVVHGVWSSWSGFTSCSRSCGGGVIVRKRQCNNPRPAFGGRDCEGLSLHAEMCNTQACNTTQLEFMTQQCSATDDKPLYLSQGQASYYRWTSVAGFAHGDTLCQHMCRAKGQNFMVKRGDTFIDGTRCETGEEKDATFQLCVSGRCKVFGCDGVMDSGMVLDQCRVCGGDNSTCSRVSGTFTEGTAGVYVTFLTIPVGSMMIQVTNRKPLFTHLAVKENTEYIVAGKKSISLNITHPSVLEEELMKYRLFLTPEKLPHQETISIDGPTTSEIEIQVYRKYGAEYGERTNPDISYSYYVPKEDHYYAWTSVHGPCSATCGGGVRTLFYECFDHMLQEMVESNLCSYSNFIKPSKEPCGDDPCPPEWDVKVTSPCTVSCGGGFMLRTVHCVQKQDDMETIVPDRDCAHSPRPEAFSSCHPEACPARWEVSEPGPCSAVCGSGLAERRVSCVQSQSGLEAIVDDSHCVGQEKPTTLVQCIVSVCPVGWDTIMPSVSKDIHVMNSSFNRSDVYVWSPVQGKCSVTCGTGILVLHYICVDFHAKEETFEKNCNQTLKPKTQQKPCQPQSCPPEWEVKELSPCPVTCGGGIIPLSVACVRKDNNIAHRLPHSKCSRIQRPNSTKECATEPCPVRWRYKEGSCSVSCGGGILQRVLYCTRDPQEGETEEVIVADSECQHLLHPQEKEPCNQQPCPPRWRVVEASPCSAACGYGISKQKVLCMETAAGAEKEVDGASCASHERPPSVIPCFIASCFYTWDVGAWTQCSATCGNGIQRRQESCINSKTHQHVSPTFCLNAPKPITLRGCSGNPCQYDTQTSQPEPARGTPLVTPLTSAPPNHRPHFKALPVNERLGDFAKDMDQESQNVVCGRLFTNSSGVINTTGLLEKDCEFSIGRPLGEVVVVKVLSSSLNCTAGELVLFYGRAMWRKSCTRLSSVTVVARSNTLTVRQRQVHPGNGIALAYWSRAATEIYYQDCDVQLFGMQGEIKNPVQPKSGSPACRVFIDVPPTFTIAIHALYMDLNSGHNQTHSDYILIRDMKNLKSSAFHGNNLFYWESLGSQAEIEFNGDFSQDRVSFRAKYWAKERGRKAQMGST encoded by the exons atgtttttaaaaacattacgCCCTGAAGATCGGATTTGGTATTTTGGCAGAGAACACGTCGCAG cTCCTTCGGTTGATCTGGGTAACCTCACGTGTACCTGTACAGAAAGCCCCAAGGTGTCCTCTCCATGTGCTGCcaatatatgtatcctacagaCACCTCAGCTGAGATACGTCTTTAGTTTTCCCGAAGGGGAAAGACTTATCACTACAGAACGGTTTCTGAATACCACCCTACACCATCTGCGCCAAAGCTCCTGTGGGTCGGCGGGGACCATGGTGCATCCAGAAGGAGTCAGATCTGTGATTACGTACTGTGAAGGCGAAATG CGCGGATTTGTCATCTTGAACAAGGAGCAGTTTTCCATCCAACCTGTAAAGAAGAAACACTTGCTACAGCTGAGTCGTGAGCAGGCGCCATGGAAGTCTCATATAGTCTTTCGGCTTGGGGAAGTATCTGAAGAAAACAAAG AGTCAGTAAACGCTCTTCATCTCCACCAGAGGCAGAAGAGAGCCGCTCTTGGTGTCAAACATCTGGAACTTCTAGTGGTCGTGGGTCATGACGTCTACCAGTTTCACCAGGAGGATACAGAACGATATGTTCTTACCAACCTCAATATT GGGGCAGAATTACTAAGAGACGTGTCGCTTGGTGCCACACTCCGTGTCCATCTGGTGAAGATGATCATTCTGACTGAGCAGGAG GCTGGTATCAAGGTCGGTGCCAACCTCATGGATTCCCTGATCAGTGTCTGTGAGTGGAGCAAAACCCTCAATCCTATCAGTGACTCTGACCCACAACACGCTGATCTGGTCCTTTATATCACCCG GTTTGACCTTGAGTTACCTGATGGAAACAAGCAAGTCCGGGGGGTCACCCAGTTAGGAGGGGCCTGTTCCTCCTCCTGGAGTTGCGTCATCACTGAAGACACTGGCTTTGACTTGGGGATCACCATAGCCCACGAAATCGGACACAG TTTTGGAATAAATCACGATGGGACGGGAAACAGCTGCAGCAGGAGCGGGAAAATCATGGCTGCTGAGGGAAGCCACAACAGTGTCCACCTGGCATGGTCCGATTGTAGTAGAGAGCAGTTTCTTCACTTTCTTAG CAGCGACAAAGCCAACTGCATTGATGACCTCCCAGCACTGGAAAGCAATATCCCTGGCTCGAAGCCCGGTCTGTATTACGGAGCGGATGAGCAATGTAAAATCGCATTCGGGAGCTCGGCCCTGGCTTGCACGTTTTCGCATAATGATGTG GACACGTGCAGCGTCCTCTCCTGTCACATCAGTCAACAAGACCGGTCCAGCTGCAACCGTCTCCTTGTCCCATTACTTGACGGCACAGAGTGTGGCGAGAACAAG TGGTGTCATAAGGGTCGCTGTACTTCCCTTGAGGAACTGAATCCAGTATCGGTAGTCCATGGAGTGTGGTCTAGCTGGAGCGGTTTCACCTCCTGTTCCCGCAGTTGTGGAGGGGGCGTCATTGTCAGGAAACGTCAGTGCAATAACCCCAG ACCTGCGTTTGGTGGTCGTGACTGTGAAGGGCTGAGCCTCCACGCTGAGATGTGTAATACACAG gccTGCAACACAACACAACTAGAGTTTATGACCCAGCAATGTTCGGCCACCGATGACAAGCCTCTTTACCTTTCTCAAGGCCAGGCCTCGTACTATCGCTGGACGTCAGTGGCTGGGTTTGCTCATG GAGATACAttgtgccagcacatgtgccgTGCTAAGGGGCAGAACTTCATGGTGAAACGAGGAGACACTTTTATAGATGGTACCCGGTGTGAGACGGGTGAAGAGAAAGATGCAACCTTCCAGCTGTGCGTATCTGGAAGATGTAAG GTCTTTGGCTGTGATGGAGTCATGGATTCCGGCATGGTGTTGGACCAGTGCAGGGTATGTGGTGGAGACAACAGCACCTGCAGTAGAGTCAGCGGGACCTTCACCGAAGGAACAGCCGGTG TGTATGTCACCTTTTTAACAATTCCTGTGGGTTCCATGATGATACAAGTGACCAATCGAAAGCCTCTTTTCACTCATCTAG CTGTTAAGGAAAACACAGAGTATATTGTAGCCGGGAAGAAAAGTATCTCCTTAAATATCACCCATCCTTCAGTCTTGGAAGAAGAACTGATGAAGTATAGACTGTTTCTTACGCCTGAGAAGCTTCCTCATCAGGAAACGATCAGTATTGATGGTCCAACCACGTCTGAGATAGAGATACAG GTTTACAGAAAATATGGGGCAGAATATGGTGAGAGGACGAATCCAGACATCTCATACAGCTACTATGTTCCTAAGGAAGACCATTATTATGCATGGACGTCGGTGCATGGACCATGCTCAGCTACTTGTGGTGGAG GTGTTCGGACGCTGTTCTATGAATGCTTCGACCATATGCTCCAGGAGATGGTTGAATCCAACTTGTGCAGTTATTCTAATTTTATCAAACCCTCTAAGGAACCCTGTGGAGATGATCCTTGCCCTCCAGA GTGGGATGTGAAGGTGacttctccctgtacagtctcctgTGGAGGTGGCTTCATGTTGAGGACAGTGCACTGTGTCCAGAAGCAAGATGATATGGAGACAATTGTACCTGATCGGGACTGTGCCCACTCACCTAGACCTGAAGCCTTCTCTAGCTGTCACCCTGAGGCCTGTCCTGCAAG GTGGGAGGTGTCGGAGCCTGGTCCTTGCTCAGCAGTTTGTGGATCTGGCCTGGCAGAGCGGAGAGTTTCTTGCGTGCAGTCGCAGTCCGGATTAGAAGCCATAGTTGACGACTCCCATTGCGTAGGGCAGGAGAAGCCAACAACCCTAGTGCAGTGTATAGTGAGCGTATGCCCTGTCGGCTGGGATACA ATTATGCCATCAGTCAGTAAAGATATCCATGTGATGAACTCCTCCTTTAATAGATCAGATGTTTATGTGTGGAGTCCGGTCCAGGGCAAATGCTCTGTTACCTGTGGTACAG GTATTTTGGTGCTACACTATATTTGTGTTGACTTTCATGCCAAAGAGGAGACTTTTGAGAAGAACTGTAACCAAACATTGAAGCCGAAAACCCAACAGAAGCCATGTCAGCCCCAGAGCTGCCCCCCAGA ATGGGAAGTGAAAGAGTTGTCTCCATGTCCCGTGACTTGTGGAGGAGGAATAATACCTCTGTCTGTGGCCTGTGTGAGGAAGGACAACAACATCGCCCATCGGTTACCTCACTCCAAGTGCAGCAGAATCCAACGTCCAAATTCCACCAAAGAGTGCGCCACAGAGCCCTGTCCTGTCCG GTGGCGCTATAAAGAGGGATCCTGTAGTGTAAGCTGTGGAGGGGGTATCTTACAGAGAGTTCTGTACTGCACTAGAGATCCCCAGGAGGGAGAAACTGAAGAAGTAATAGTTGCAGATAGTGAATGTCAACACTTGCTTCATCCTCAGGAGAAGGAACCCTGCAACCAGCAACCGTGCCCCCCGAG GTGGCGAGTGGTAGAAGCCAGTCCATGCTCTGCAGCTTGTGGGTATGGAATATCCAAACAGAAGGTGTTGTGTATGGAGACGGCGGCCGGAGCTGAGAAGGAAGTAGATGGAGCATCTTGTGCTTCTCATGAGAGACCTCCATCTGTAATCCCTTGTTTTATAGCCAGCTGCTTCTACACATGGGATGTGGGAGCCTGGACTCAG TGCTCAGCTACATGCGGCAATGGCATTCAAAGACGTCAAGAGTCGTGTATCAACTCCAAGACCCATCAGCATGTGAGCCCCACGTTCTGCCTGAACGCCCCAAAACCCATAACCCTGAGAGGATGTTCAGGGAATCCCTGCCAGTATGACACCCAGACGTCACAACCAGAGCCGGCACGTGGCACTCCACTGGTGACGccactaacatctgccccccctAACCACAGACCTCATTTTAAAGCTCTACCAGTGAACGAAAGACTGGGAGATTTTGCGAAGGATATGGATCAGGAAAGCCAAAACG TTGTATGCGGACGTCTCTTCACCAACTCATCCGGAGTAATAAACACCACTGGTCTTCTGGAAAAAGACTGTGAATTCTCCATTGGACGACCACTCGGAGAGGTGGTTGTGGTCAAAGTTCTCTCAAGTTCTCTCAACTGCACGGCTG GGGAACTGGTGCTGTTTTATGGCCGAGCCATGTGGAGAAAGTCATGTACTCGTCTCTCTTCGGTCACTGTGGTTGCACGATCCAACACCCTGACGGTGAGACAGCGCCAGGTTCATCCTGGTAATGGTATTGCACTGGCGTACTGGAGCCGAGCCGCCACAGAAATATACTACCAAG ACTGTGATGTCCAACTTTTCGGGATGCAAGGAGAAATAAAGAATCCTGTACAACCAAAGTCGGGGTCCCCTGCGTGTCGTGTATTCATTGATGTTCCCCCTACCTTTACCATAGCCATCCATGCCTTATATATGGATCTGAACTCAGGACACAACCAGACCCACTCAGATTATATCCTG ATCCGTGACATGAAGAATCTGAAGTCCTCCGCCTTCCATGGGAataatttattttactgggaGTCTCTAGGAAGCCAAGCGGAAATAGAATTCAATGGAGACTTCTCACAAGACAGAGTCAGCTTCCGGGCTAAGTATTGGGCAAAAGAGCGAGGCCGGAAAGCCCAGATGGGCAGCACTTAG
- the ADAMTS13 gene encoding A disintegrin and metalloproteinase with thrombospondin motifs 13 isoform X3, whose protein sequence is MTSTSFTRRIQNDMFLPTSILYGAELLRDVSLGATLRVHLVKMIILTEQEAGIKVGANLMDSLISVCEWSKTLNPISDSDPQHADLVLYITRFDLELPDGNKQVRGVTQLGGACSSSWSCVITEDTGFDLGITIAHEIGHSFGINHDGTGNSCSRSGKIMAAEGSHNSVHLAWSDCSREQFLHFLSSDKANCIDDLPALESNIPGSKPGLYYGADEQCKIAFGSSALACTFSHNDVDTCSVLSCHISQQDRSSCNRLLVPLLDGTECGENKWCHKGRCTSLEELNPVSVVHGVWSSWSGFTSCSRSCGGGVIVRKRQCNNPRPAFGGRDCEGLSLHAEMCNTQACNTTQLEFMTQQCSATDDKPLYLSQGQASYYRWTSVAGFAHGDTLCQHMCRAKGQNFMVKRGDTFIDGTRCETGEEKDATFQLCVSGRCKVFGCDGVMDSGMVLDQCRVCGGDNSTCSRVSGTFTEGTAGVYVTFLTIPVGSMMIQVTNRKPLFTHLAVKENTEYIVAGKKSISLNITHPSVLEEELMKYRLFLTPEKLPHQETISIDGPTTSEIEIQVYRKYGAEYGERTNPDISYSYYVPKEDHYYAWTSVHGPCSATCGGGVRTLFYECFDHMLQEMVESNLCSYSNFIKPSKEPCGDDPCPPEWDVKVTSPCTVSCGGGFMLRTVHCVQKQDDMETIVPDRDCAHSPRPEAFSSCHPEACPARWEVSEPGPCSAVCGSGLAERRVSCVQSQSGLEAIVDDSHCVGQEKPTTLVQCIVSVCPVGWDTIMPSVSKDIHVMNSSFNRSDVYVWSPVQGKCSVTCGTGILVLHYICVDFHAKEETFEKNCNQTLKPKTQQKPCQPQSCPPEWEVKELSPCPVTCGGGIIPLSVACVRKDNNIAHRLPHSKCSRIQRPNSTKECATEPCPVRWRYKEGSCSVSCGGGILQRVLYCTRDPQEGETEEVIVADSECQHLLHPQEKEPCNQQPCPPRWRVVEASPCSAACGYGISKQKVLCMETAAGAEKEVDGASCASHERPPSVIPCFIASCFYTWDVGAWTQCSATCGNGIQRRQESCINSKTHQHVSPTFCLNAPKPITLRGCSGNPCQYDTQTSQPEPARGTPLVTPLTSAPPNHRPHFKALPVNERLGDFAKDMDQESQNVVCGRLFTNSSGVINTTGLLEKDCEFSIGRPLGEVVVVKVLSSSLNCTAGELVLFYGRAMWRKSCTRLSSVTVVARSNTLTVRQRQVHPGNGIALAYWSRAATEIYYQDCDVQLFGMQGEIKNPVQPKSGSPACRVFIDVPPTFTIAIHALYMDLNSGHNQTHSDYILIRDMKNLKSSAFHGNNLFYWESLGSQAEIEFNGDFSQDRVSFRAKYWAKERGRKAQMGST, encoded by the exons ATGACGTCTACCAGTTTCACCAGGAGGATACAGAACGATATGTTCTTACCAACCTCAATATTGTAC GGGGCAGAATTACTAAGAGACGTGTCGCTTGGTGCCACACTCCGTGTCCATCTGGTGAAGATGATCATTCTGACTGAGCAGGAG GCTGGTATCAAGGTCGGTGCCAACCTCATGGATTCCCTGATCAGTGTCTGTGAGTGGAGCAAAACCCTCAATCCTATCAGTGACTCTGACCCACAACACGCTGATCTGGTCCTTTATATCACCCG GTTTGACCTTGAGTTACCTGATGGAAACAAGCAAGTCCGGGGGGTCACCCAGTTAGGAGGGGCCTGTTCCTCCTCCTGGAGTTGCGTCATCACTGAAGACACTGGCTTTGACTTGGGGATCACCATAGCCCACGAAATCGGACACAG TTTTGGAATAAATCACGATGGGACGGGAAACAGCTGCAGCAGGAGCGGGAAAATCATGGCTGCTGAGGGAAGCCACAACAGTGTCCACCTGGCATGGTCCGATTGTAGTAGAGAGCAGTTTCTTCACTTTCTTAG CAGCGACAAAGCCAACTGCATTGATGACCTCCCAGCACTGGAAAGCAATATCCCTGGCTCGAAGCCCGGTCTGTATTACGGAGCGGATGAGCAATGTAAAATCGCATTCGGGAGCTCGGCCCTGGCTTGCACGTTTTCGCATAATGATGTG GACACGTGCAGCGTCCTCTCCTGTCACATCAGTCAACAAGACCGGTCCAGCTGCAACCGTCTCCTTGTCCCATTACTTGACGGCACAGAGTGTGGCGAGAACAAG TGGTGTCATAAGGGTCGCTGTACTTCCCTTGAGGAACTGAATCCAGTATCGGTAGTCCATGGAGTGTGGTCTAGCTGGAGCGGTTTCACCTCCTGTTCCCGCAGTTGTGGAGGGGGCGTCATTGTCAGGAAACGTCAGTGCAATAACCCCAG ACCTGCGTTTGGTGGTCGTGACTGTGAAGGGCTGAGCCTCCACGCTGAGATGTGTAATACACAG gccTGCAACACAACACAACTAGAGTTTATGACCCAGCAATGTTCGGCCACCGATGACAAGCCTCTTTACCTTTCTCAAGGCCAGGCCTCGTACTATCGCTGGACGTCAGTGGCTGGGTTTGCTCATG GAGATACAttgtgccagcacatgtgccgTGCTAAGGGGCAGAACTTCATGGTGAAACGAGGAGACACTTTTATAGATGGTACCCGGTGTGAGACGGGTGAAGAGAAAGATGCAACCTTCCAGCTGTGCGTATCTGGAAGATGTAAG GTCTTTGGCTGTGATGGAGTCATGGATTCCGGCATGGTGTTGGACCAGTGCAGGGTATGTGGTGGAGACAACAGCACCTGCAGTAGAGTCAGCGGGACCTTCACCGAAGGAACAGCCGGTG TGTATGTCACCTTTTTAACAATTCCTGTGGGTTCCATGATGATACAAGTGACCAATCGAAAGCCTCTTTTCACTCATCTAG CTGTTAAGGAAAACACAGAGTATATTGTAGCCGGGAAGAAAAGTATCTCCTTAAATATCACCCATCCTTCAGTCTTGGAAGAAGAACTGATGAAGTATAGACTGTTTCTTACGCCTGAGAAGCTTCCTCATCAGGAAACGATCAGTATTGATGGTCCAACCACGTCTGAGATAGAGATACAG GTTTACAGAAAATATGGGGCAGAATATGGTGAGAGGACGAATCCAGACATCTCATACAGCTACTATGTTCCTAAGGAAGACCATTATTATGCATGGACGTCGGTGCATGGACCATGCTCAGCTACTTGTGGTGGAG GTGTTCGGACGCTGTTCTATGAATGCTTCGACCATATGCTCCAGGAGATGGTTGAATCCAACTTGTGCAGTTATTCTAATTTTATCAAACCCTCTAAGGAACCCTGTGGAGATGATCCTTGCCCTCCAGA GTGGGATGTGAAGGTGacttctccctgtacagtctcctgTGGAGGTGGCTTCATGTTGAGGACAGTGCACTGTGTCCAGAAGCAAGATGATATGGAGACAATTGTACCTGATCGGGACTGTGCCCACTCACCTAGACCTGAAGCCTTCTCTAGCTGTCACCCTGAGGCCTGTCCTGCAAG GTGGGAGGTGTCGGAGCCTGGTCCTTGCTCAGCAGTTTGTGGATCTGGCCTGGCAGAGCGGAGAGTTTCTTGCGTGCAGTCGCAGTCCGGATTAGAAGCCATAGTTGACGACTCCCATTGCGTAGGGCAGGAGAAGCCAACAACCCTAGTGCAGTGTATAGTGAGCGTATGCCCTGTCGGCTGGGATACA ATTATGCCATCAGTCAGTAAAGATATCCATGTGATGAACTCCTCCTTTAATAGATCAGATGTTTATGTGTGGAGTCCGGTCCAGGGCAAATGCTCTGTTACCTGTGGTACAG GTATTTTGGTGCTACACTATATTTGTGTTGACTTTCATGCCAAAGAGGAGACTTTTGAGAAGAACTGTAACCAAACATTGAAGCCGAAAACCCAACAGAAGCCATGTCAGCCCCAGAGCTGCCCCCCAGA ATGGGAAGTGAAAGAGTTGTCTCCATGTCCCGTGACTTGTGGAGGAGGAATAATACCTCTGTCTGTGGCCTGTGTGAGGAAGGACAACAACATCGCCCATCGGTTACCTCACTCCAAGTGCAGCAGAATCCAACGTCCAAATTCCACCAAAGAGTGCGCCACAGAGCCCTGTCCTGTCCG GTGGCGCTATAAAGAGGGATCCTGTAGTGTAAGCTGTGGAGGGGGTATCTTACAGAGAGTTCTGTACTGCACTAGAGATCCCCAGGAGGGAGAAACTGAAGAAGTAATAGTTGCAGATAGTGAATGTCAACACTTGCTTCATCCTCAGGAGAAGGAACCCTGCAACCAGCAACCGTGCCCCCCGAG GTGGCGAGTGGTAGAAGCCAGTCCATGCTCTGCAGCTTGTGGGTATGGAATATCCAAACAGAAGGTGTTGTGTATGGAGACGGCGGCCGGAGCTGAGAAGGAAGTAGATGGAGCATCTTGTGCTTCTCATGAGAGACCTCCATCTGTAATCCCTTGTTTTATAGCCAGCTGCTTCTACACATGGGATGTGGGAGCCTGGACTCAG TGCTCAGCTACATGCGGCAATGGCATTCAAAGACGTCAAGAGTCGTGTATCAACTCCAAGACCCATCAGCATGTGAGCCCCACGTTCTGCCTGAACGCCCCAAAACCCATAACCCTGAGAGGATGTTCAGGGAATCCCTGCCAGTATGACACCCAGACGTCACAACCAGAGCCGGCACGTGGCACTCCACTGGTGACGccactaacatctgccccccctAACCACAGACCTCATTTTAAAGCTCTACCAGTGAACGAAAGACTGGGAGATTTTGCGAAGGATATGGATCAGGAAAGCCAAAACG TTGTATGCGGACGTCTCTTCACCAACTCATCCGGAGTAATAAACACCACTGGTCTTCTGGAAAAAGACTGTGAATTCTCCATTGGACGACCACTCGGAGAGGTGGTTGTGGTCAAAGTTCTCTCAAGTTCTCTCAACTGCACGGCTG GGGAACTGGTGCTGTTTTATGGCCGAGCCATGTGGAGAAAGTCATGTACTCGTCTCTCTTCGGTCACTGTGGTTGCACGATCCAACACCCTGACGGTGAGACAGCGCCAGGTTCATCCTGGTAATGGTATTGCACTGGCGTACTGGAGCCGAGCCGCCACAGAAATATACTACCAAG ACTGTGATGTCCAACTTTTCGGGATGCAAGGAGAAATAAAGAATCCTGTACAACCAAAGTCGGGGTCCCCTGCGTGTCGTGTATTCATTGATGTTCCCCCTACCTTTACCATAGCCATCCATGCCTTATATATGGATCTGAACTCAGGACACAACCAGACCCACTCAGATTATATCCTG ATCCGTGACATGAAGAATCTGAAGTCCTCCGCCTTCCATGGGAataatttattttactgggaGTCTCTAGGAAGCCAAGCGGAAATAGAATTCAATGGAGACTTCTCACAAGACAGAGTCAGCTTCCGGGCTAAGTATTGGGCAAAAGAGCGAGGCCGGAAAGCCCAGATGGGCAGCACTTAG